A genomic stretch from Helianthus annuus cultivar XRQ/B chromosome 1, HanXRQr2.0-SUNRISE, whole genome shotgun sequence includes:
- the LOC110878395 gene encoding protein TRAUCO, giving the protein MDDLQATYKDDLDEDTSNSPNTTTMHPEMSDPPPPQTTTTNTVNQTLTTPTTVDDETLTIPTATPNTVTTTSTTSATPDTEELSDIEPNPNNSPNFTKIVSSEDELEDLEQPPAKKLKNMSSITPQADELPLEAAASTPPVPPPSEKVNSKKGSNSMKKKKSKGNNVWTKPASRKGKKRTKSTTTTTAQTEDSVLITPIHRYPDKNDDAADMTICLSKVYKAEKVELSEDRMSAGSCKGYRMVRATRGVMEGAWYYEIKVVSLGETGHTRLGWSTEKGDLQAPVGYDGNSYGYRDIDGSKVHKALREKYGEEGYVEGDVIGFYINLPDGGLFAPKAPQVVLYKGQRYAYATDAKEEPPKVVPGSEICFFKNGICQGSAFKDLHGGRYYPAASMYTLPHQSNCVVKFNFGPDFEAFPQHFGQRPIPKPMVEVPYHGFDGSVQNGNPSGLTRACPMLKVVEEIEY; this is encoded by the exons ATGGACGACCTTCAAGCAACCTACAAAGACGATCTAGACGAAGACACTTCCAATTCCCCCAACACAACCACCATGCACCCCGAAATGTccgatccaccaccaccacaaaccaccaccaccaacaccgtGAACCAAACCCTAACCACTCCCACCACCGTCGACGACGAAACCCTAACCATCCCCACCGCCACTCCCAACACCGTCACCACCACCTCTACCACCTCCGCCACCCCCGACACAGAAGAACTCTCCGACATCGAACCAAACCCTAACAATTCCCCCAATTTCACCAAAATCGTATCCTCAGAAGACGAATTGGAAGATCTAGAACAACCTCCAGCGAAGAAGCTTAAAAACATGTCATCAATTACACCACAAGCTGATGAATTGCCTCTCGAAGCCGCTGCGTCGACACCACCGGTGCCTCCACCAAGCGAAAAAGTTAACAGTAAGAAGGGAAGTAACAgtatgaagaagaaaaagagcaaAGGAAACAATGTATGGACTAAACCGGCGTCTCGAAAGGGGAAAAAGAGGACCAAGAgtaccacaaccaccactgctcAAACAGAGGACTCTGTTTTAATCACGCCGATTCATCGGTATCCGGATAAGAACGACGATGCTGCGGATATGACGATATGTCTATCGAAGGTGTATAAGGCGGAGAAGGTGGAGTTGAGTGAGGATAGGATGAGTGCTGGGAGTTGTAAAGGGTATAGAATGGTTAGGGCTACTAGAGGTGTGATGGAAGGGGCTTGGTATTACGAGATTAAGGTGGTGAGTTTGGGGGAAACGGGGCATACGCGGCTTGGGTGGTCGACGGAAAAGGGGGACTTGCAGGCGCCGGTTGGTTATGATGGGAATAGTTATGGGTATAGGGATATTGATGGGAGTAAAGTGCATAAGGCTTTGAGGGAGAAGTATGGGGAGGAAGGGTATGTTGAAGGTGATGTCATTGGGTTTTATATTAATTTGCCGGATGGGGGTTTGTTTGCTCCGAAGGCACCGCAGGTGGTTTTGTATAAGGGGCAGAGGTATGCGTATGCTACGGATGCGAAAGAAGAGCCTCCTAAAGTTGTTCCAG GAAGTGAAATATGCTTCTTTAAAAATGGAATTTGTCAAGGGTCTGCTTTTAAGGATCTCCACGGTGGCCGTTATTACCCTGCTGCTTCAATGTATACTCTTCCTCATCAGAGTAACTGTGTCGTCAAATTCAACTTCGGTCCTGATTTTGAAGCCTTTCCACAACACTTTGGTCAACGTCCAATCCCAAAACCAATGGTTGAAGTTCCATATCACGGCTTCGACGGAAGTGTTCAAAACG GGAATCCTTCGGGTTTGACTAGAGCGTGCCCGATGCTGAAAGTGGTTGAAGAGATTGAATATTGA